One window from the genome of Nitrosospira multiformis encodes:
- a CDS encoding S8/S53 family peptidase → MPLINEEEGNDRNTELSRLGTVVLKTDPGLELYAVSRLSARLSALIEKNEAAVDVNHILPLAAVEPLSDTSLRFSPHAEREASIVRQLLRSALPPPDSRPGPLRIAVLDSGLIRDFSAHRELRYFDYSINGQLRRDAEPADPSGHGTRVVSIFDQILPPHVELSVGRLPSDSLTALTIARALGDIIAREMPDVVNLSVSLRNDWFFCSRCKQRVLAPTFLTSILPLVMRLGGKNAVRTLTVMAAGNSGQIPNSRWLTEDLDTLLFAIAENRHHERARYSSAPDGPLGDLYSASAFGGDDPEDPDAQGVFIDGAHGTSFAAPFVSAVALLTKHFDIPMTHGIPTQIGYLTRKVIENAREGRFAQYRAKEKPANTDYSDPLSSK, encoded by the coding sequence ATGCCTTTGATAAACGAAGAAGAGGGGAATGATCGTAATACTGAGTTGTCGCGATTGGGAACAGTGGTACTTAAGACAGATCCGGGGTTGGAGTTATACGCGGTCAGTCGCTTAAGCGCGCGATTGTCCGCTCTGATCGAAAAGAACGAGGCTGCTGTCGACGTAAACCATATTCTTCCATTGGCAGCAGTTGAACCACTTTCTGACACCTCCCTCCGCTTCAGCCCCCACGCCGAGCGTGAAGCATCGATTGTTCGCCAACTACTTCGATCAGCCCTGCCGCCGCCAGACTCACGCCCAGGCCCTTTAAGAATCGCAGTTCTGGACAGTGGCCTTATTCGGGACTTCTCGGCACATCGTGAGCTTCGATACTTTGACTACTCGATCAATGGTCAACTGAGGCGTGATGCGGAACCAGCTGATCCAAGTGGCCACGGGACACGCGTTGTTTCGATTTTCGACCAAATCCTGCCCCCGCACGTTGAACTCAGCGTTGGCCGACTGCCGTCAGATTCATTAACTGCCTTAACCATCGCACGAGCATTGGGTGACATTATCGCCCGGGAGATGCCAGACGTTGTAAATCTTAGTGTTTCTCTGCGGAACGACTGGTTTTTTTGTTCGCGCTGTAAGCAGCGAGTTCTTGCTCCTACGTTTCTAACGAGCATTCTCCCTCTTGTCATGCGTCTGGGAGGGAAGAACGCGGTCCGTACGCTTACAGTTATGGCCGCCGGAAACTCTGGTCAAATTCCAAACTCTCGTTGGTTGACAGAAGACCTCGATACTCTTCTATTTGCAATCGCTGAAAATCGCCATCATGAGAGAGCCCGTTATTCAAGTGCTCCTGATGGACCGCTCGGAGACTTGTATTCCGCGAGTGCATTTGGGGGAGATGACCCGGAGGATCCAGACGCCCAAGGCGTTTTCATAGACGGAGCACATGGAACTTCCTTTGCTGCGCCCTTTGTGTCTGCGGTAGCGCTTCTCACGAAACATTTCGACATACCTATGACTCATGGGATACCAACACAAATAGGATATCTTACGCGTAAGGTCATTGAAAATGCGCGAGAAGGTCGCTTCGCCCAATATCGTGCTAAAGAAAAACCTGCTAACACGGATTATTCGGATCCCCTATCCTCTAAATAA
- a CDS encoding 2OG-Fe(II) oxygenase, whose amino-acid sequence MTNLKINSEHQSTSGQLPDSILELEHTNQSLEAARPQFGPGIAPQLPNQSTSTHLRKSLPGGGQWWECLLPFRHFTATDVFEPETYKELTHQFSLILETTAGKREGAYKMRPALGSNDGLILGLTDKLATAFSPLFTEAWLRSLAELLDLKFLPRVEGALHSNPQGSRTGWIHTDCCSAWFDESNSTMEELIFPPRGRCNYFTGQAKVPDAKPKEYIRAATMIFYLCNDGWKQGDGGETGVYSADRETEDTAVKLIPPLNNSLFLFECSPHSYHRFVTNPGRTRNSIILWLHASVHDAEARWGTAINRRDSR is encoded by the coding sequence GTGACCAATTTGAAAATCAATTCCGAGCACCAATCGACATCAGGCCAGTTACCTGATTCGATATTGGAGCTCGAGCATACAAACCAATCTTTGGAGGCGGCAAGACCTCAGTTTGGTCCCGGCATAGCGCCGCAGCTGCCGAATCAAAGTACAAGCACACACTTGCGCAAATCTTTACCTGGAGGGGGGCAGTGGTGGGAGTGTTTGTTGCCCTTTCGCCATTTTACCGCCACCGATGTATTCGAGCCGGAAACTTATAAAGAGCTGACCCATCAATTCTCCCTGATACTTGAGACGACTGCCGGCAAGCGCGAAGGTGCGTATAAAATGAGGCCTGCCCTGGGGAGCAACGATGGTTTGATATTGGGGCTAACCGATAAGCTGGCCACCGCATTCTCTCCTTTGTTTACAGAAGCGTGGCTTCGTTCACTGGCAGAACTGCTGGATCTTAAATTTTTGCCTCGTGTCGAGGGAGCATTGCACTCAAATCCGCAGGGCAGCCGAACTGGATGGATTCATACAGACTGTTGTTCAGCATGGTTTGATGAGAGTAACAGTACGATGGAAGAGTTAATTTTTCCGCCGCGGGGACGATGTAATTACTTTACCGGGCAAGCTAAAGTGCCCGATGCGAAACCAAAAGAATATATACGTGCGGCAACGATGATTTTCTACCTTTGTAATGATGGGTGGAAACAAGGAGATGGCGGTGAAACCGGCGTCTATAGCGCGGATCGTGAGACAGAAGACACGGCGGTGAAGCTCATACCGCCACTCAATAACTCCCTGTTTCTCTTTGAATGTAGCCCACACTCCTACCACAGATTCGTAACGAACCCTGGGCGAACACGCAACAGCATTATCCTGTGGCTGCACGCCAGCGTGCATGACGCGGAAGCGCGATGGGGAACAGCGATCAATCGGCGGGACAGTCGATGA
- a CDS encoding YopT-type cysteine protease domain-containing protein — MHFSLFSKLATDSSLSQAQAFSQQTWRKHHYSPDQGTLCSGLTYFWLNEKLCSRSPLSQFEKPSAELLHHLASMQALSYYPTFPENFNPGERELLLLTKKYGTQDWKEIQQRVVDEHQGDYILYDLSRMFRYDSASIVRFTDLPQALPCLKSLPAGSAVIGVLRYLENGQPGGHRIAYYLDRKNRHHFFDPNAGEVIESRDTGFHQWLNTFLIHATYRKFEPSIEDSFLTLYQLKNVSPQTQNFLPRHSD, encoded by the coding sequence ATGCATTTTAGCCTCTTCTCCAAGTTAGCCACCGATTCGTCTCTGTCTCAGGCGCAGGCATTCTCTCAACAGACCTGGCGAAAACATCACTATTCACCAGACCAAGGTACGCTTTGTTCAGGACTCACCTATTTTTGGCTAAACGAAAAGTTGTGCTCTCGTTCTCCACTATCTCAGTTCGAAAAACCCAGTGCCGAACTCCTCCATCATCTCGCTAGTATGCAGGCGCTTAGCTATTACCCGACTTTCCCGGAAAACTTTAACCCTGGCGAAAGAGAATTACTGTTACTGACTAAGAAGTACGGGACACAGGACTGGAAAGAAATTCAGCAACGCGTAGTCGATGAGCACCAAGGAGACTATATTTTATACGATCTTTCGCGGATGTTTCGCTATGACTCTGCCAGCATTGTGCGCTTTACCGACCTGCCCCAAGCTCTCCCTTGTCTGAAATCGCTACCCGCAGGCTCGGCCGTTATAGGCGTACTTCGCTATCTTGAGAACGGGCAACCGGGCGGCCATCGCATCGCATACTACCTTGATCGAAAAAATCGTCACCACTTCTTTGATCCGAACGCTGGCGAGGTCATCGAGTCTCGTGACACAGGCTTTCATCAGTGGCTAAACACTTTCCTAATCCATGCCACCTACCGAAAGTTCGAACCTTCGATAGAAGACTCTTTTCTGACACTCTATCAACTTAAAAACGTTTCACCTCAGACACAAAATTTCCTTCCAAGACATTCGGATTGA
- a CDS encoding ABC transporter ATP-binding protein, translating to MNALLELRNIRHAYGKQVVVNDLSLTLRKGQIGCLLGPSGCGKTTVLRCIAGFEPISAGEILVNSVAVSNANFCTPPERRHIGMVFQDYALFPHLTVAANIGFGLHRMQKTERDSRVAELLQTVGLADTAAKYPHELSGGQQQRVALARALAPRPDLLLLDEPFSNLDVTLRERLSLEVREILKSQNATAMLVTHDQDEAFAIADEIGVMHRGEIQQWDTAYNLYHRPANRFVANFIGQGVFLSGKILDPHHVEIELGVLTGQVQHDCKPDCQLCDKGHPVDVLIRPDDIVHDDTSPIQAAVVHKAFRGADILYTLRLPGGSTALSLVPSHHNHAIGEKIGIRLEADHVVAFSQSVS from the coding sequence ATGAATGCACTGCTCGAACTCAGGAATATCCGGCATGCCTACGGCAAGCAGGTCGTCGTAAACGATTTATCGCTTACGTTGAGAAAAGGGCAAATCGGTTGCCTGCTGGGGCCAAGCGGATGCGGCAAAACGACCGTGTTACGCTGCATTGCGGGATTTGAACCCATCTCGGCTGGAGAAATCCTGGTCAACAGTGTAGCGGTAAGCAATGCCAATTTTTGTACGCCGCCGGAACGGCGGCATATCGGTATGGTATTTCAGGATTACGCACTATTTCCTCATCTGACCGTCGCCGCCAATATCGGTTTTGGCCTGCACCGCATGCAGAAAACCGAGCGCGACTCGCGCGTCGCGGAATTGCTGCAAACCGTAGGACTCGCCGATACCGCAGCAAAATATCCCCACGAACTTTCCGGTGGACAGCAGCAACGCGTGGCATTGGCGCGCGCGCTGGCCCCTCGGCCCGACTTGTTGTTGCTGGATGAGCCCTTCTCCAATCTTGATGTCACGCTGCGCGAGCGTTTGAGCCTGGAAGTACGCGAGATTCTCAAGAGCCAGAACGCCACGGCCATGTTAGTGACCCATGATCAGGACGAAGCTTTTGCCATTGCGGATGAAATCGGTGTCATGCACCGTGGTGAAATCCAGCAATGGGACACGGCCTATAACCTTTATCACAGGCCCGCCAACCGTTTCGTCGCAAATTTTATCGGACAAGGCGTATTTCTTTCCGGCAAGATACTTGACCCGCACCATGTAGAAATCGAACTGGGGGTTTTGACAGGACAAGTCCAGCATGACTGTAAGCCGGATTGCCAGCTATGCGATAAGGGCCATCCCGTCGATGTGCTGATACGTCCGGATGACATCGTGCACGATGATACCAGCCCTATTCAAGCGGCAGTCGTACATAAGGCTTTCCGCGGCGCCGATATCTTGTACACGCTGCGCCTCCCCGGCGGCAGCACCGCGCTATCGCTGGTACCCAGCCACCACAATCATGCCATAGGTGAGAAAATCGGCATCAGACTGGAAGCGGATCATGTGGTTGCATTCAGCCAATCTGTGTCGTAA
- a CDS encoding SDR family NAD(P)-dependent oxidoreductase — MKPVCLITGAGGRLGQDLCHALQEDYDLVATYRSTIPDIPSQFQQPLEGTAGGAEEPENESALNGVPAYLVQADLTRREDVKRVVEVALARYGRIDALINTAADIKFHGNLRDLWQANDYPQSQMLLNSIVPMQLASAIYQYCWRDQPDENTRWNRSVVNISSISGLYVFEERGQAFYGVSKAALNMLTLYLSLELAPHGVRVNAICPSRFTGKAATRRVTEAIRNLLTGDSTGTIVTKVP, encoded by the coding sequence ATGAAACCTGTGTGCCTGATTACCGGCGCGGGCGGACGCCTGGGTCAGGACCTCTGTCATGCCCTGCAAGAAGATTATGATCTGGTGGCAACTTATCGTTCAACTATCCCCGACATTCCCTCACAGTTTCAGCAGCCTTTAGAGGGGACAGCAGGAGGGGCAGAGGAGCCAGAAAATGAATCCGCTTTGAACGGCGTGCCAGCCTACCTGGTTCAAGCTGACCTTACCCGCCGTGAAGATGTGAAGCGAGTGGTTGAGGTGGCCTTGGCTCGCTATGGCCGCATTGATGCCCTGATCAACACCGCTGCCGACATCAAATTTCACGGCAATCTTCGCGATCTCTGGCAGGCTAACGACTATCCACAATCGCAGATGCTCCTGAACTCTATTGTGCCCATGCAACTGGCTTCCGCAATCTACCAATATTGCTGGAGGGATCAGCCCGATGAGAATACACGGTGGAACCGGTCTGTTGTCAACATATCAAGCATTTCAGGCCTCTACGTCTTTGAAGAGAGGGGGCAGGCATTTTACGGCGTTTCCAAGGCCGCGCTGAATATGCTGACACTCTACCTCTCACTTGAGTTGGCACCGCATGGCGTCCGGGTAAATGCGATCTGCCCGAGCAGATTCACGGGGAAGGCGGCGACCCGTCGCGTCACTGAGGCCATACGGAATCTATTAACCGGCGACTCGACAGGAACAATCGTTACGAAGGTACCCTAG
- a CDS encoding cytochrome P450: protein MFQSLLDRFQWKGTDHLYSLPWLRNLLEYSADPDRVKEYLKGGNFTRSQLTRDMLSRFHLSHDSIVVSDDGHAQFLRSIFLQCVPAQERYPDIAKKLVDEVFMTGNSRELRLSSSLIPAVYLSMSSNLLGANVLESLREHIREIDFQPGTRPMHLDGVMYALGMQFPSFGPMRKIIDLIFFKSDHYTRKITVKLEKMMFEFATPKEGSWYAHLIELKQSGKISRAQFRGELTSILVSSYVLSAAMSSMLLCLAARPEYVDKIRDDETMAKHFVNEVLRLFPPFRQFGYEEKGIWEKSGRSKEEVTDFMVSVFGLHRNENVWEDPDDFRPQRFAAANSTKGCKFMPFGLGKRSCTGRVYSIGMLVEVLKYVCSEECNLHLTLPEDYVKDYVGLPLGTNGRLVSFPVDDRIYARRELIEKAIAV from the coding sequence ATGTTTCAATCACTACTGGACAGATTCCAATGGAAGGGCACTGATCACCTATACAGTTTGCCATGGTTGAGAAATCTTCTGGAGTACAGCGCCGACCCCGATCGGGTGAAAGAGTATCTCAAGGGAGGCAACTTCACGCGCTCGCAGTTGACGAGAGACATGTTGAGCCGCTTTCACCTCAGCCACGACTCCATCGTGGTCAGCGATGACGGGCACGCACAATTTTTAAGAAGCATATTTCTCCAGTGCGTGCCGGCCCAGGAACGCTATCCCGACATTGCGAAGAAACTCGTCGACGAAGTCTTTATGACGGGTAACAGCAGGGAGTTGCGCCTGTCGAGCAGCCTTATTCCAGCGGTATACCTTAGCATGTCGTCGAACTTGCTGGGTGCGAATGTACTGGAATCCTTGCGGGAGCATATCCGGGAAATCGATTTTCAACCGGGTACGCGGCCAATGCACCTGGACGGGGTGATGTATGCGCTAGGCATGCAATTCCCCAGTTTTGGGCCCATGCGGAAAATCATCGATTTGATATTCTTCAAGAGCGATCATTACACCAGGAAAATCACAGTCAAACTCGAAAAGATGATGTTTGAATTTGCGACTCCGAAAGAAGGGAGTTGGTATGCCCATCTGATCGAATTGAAGCAAAGCGGCAAAATCTCCAGGGCGCAGTTCAGGGGGGAGTTGACCAGTATCCTGGTGTCTTCATACGTTTTGTCTGCGGCCATGAGCTCCATGTTGTTGTGTCTCGCGGCACGCCCGGAATATGTCGATAAGATCCGTGACGATGAGACGATGGCAAAACACTTCGTCAACGAAGTTCTCCGCCTTTTTCCCCCATTCCGTCAATTCGGCTATGAGGAAAAAGGGATATGGGAAAAAAGCGGACGATCAAAAGAAGAGGTTACGGATTTCATGGTGTCCGTCTTTGGCCTGCATCGCAATGAGAACGTTTGGGAGGATCCTGATGATTTCCGTCCCCAGCGCTTTGCTGCAGCCAATTCGACGAAGGGTTGCAAGTTTATGCCATTTGGTTTGGGCAAGCGGTCATGCACGGGCCGGGTGTACTCAATTGGAATGTTGGTTGAGGTTCTCAAATATGTATGCTCAGAGGAGTGCAACTTGCATCTAACCCTTCCCGAGGACTACGTAAAAGACTATGTTGGCTTGCCATTGGGTACAAATGGCCGTTTAGTCTCTTTTCCGGTAGACGACAGAATCTATGCGCGGCGCGAGCTGATCGAAAAGGCGATCGCTGTATGA
- a CDS encoding CU044_2847 family protein: MAEQHSLEIAFMQEAGFASAGELVGEQAKEALDSLGTLLRDAIAPLRQKLADSATSADEIELTLGVGLKAEGKWIIASMEGTSTITVKLVWKKPT, from the coding sequence ATGGCGGAACAACATTCTCTGGAAATCGCCTTTATGCAGGAGGCAGGTTTTGCAAGTGCAGGTGAGTTAGTTGGCGAGCAAGCCAAAGAGGCTCTTGATTCGCTTGGTACTCTTCTACGTGATGCCATTGCACCTCTTCGTCAAAAGCTCGCAGATTCAGCTACCTCGGCAGACGAGATAGAGTTGACGCTTGGTGTAGGGTTAAAGGCAGAAGGTAAATGGATCATTGCTTCGATGGAAGGTACCTCAACCATTACAGTCAAGCTCGTCTGGAAGAAGCCCACATAA
- a CDS encoding lysozyme inhibitor LprI family protein — MNQFAHTLGRALTAAPLLCMTYMAGVAFAQDCASPVTQADLGRCAHEEFLVATEAYAVSYKMLAESLAQKPRNQLRHTQKAWIHYRTAACDFESSASQGGSVQDMVKWRCATRMTRARTEELIRLINCPEGDVSCVRPAR, encoded by the coding sequence ATGAACCAATTCGCCCACACACTTGGCCGGGCACTTACAGCCGCGCCGCTGCTGTGCATGACGTACATGGCCGGTGTTGCATTCGCACAGGACTGTGCGTCGCCAGTCACGCAAGCGGACTTGGGGCGCTGTGCCCACGAAGAATTTCTCGTTGCAACGGAAGCCTACGCAGTCAGCTATAAAATGCTGGCTGAAAGTCTTGCTCAGAAGCCACGAAACCAACTGCGGCACACCCAGAAGGCCTGGATCCACTATCGTACCGCTGCCTGCGACTTCGAGAGCAGCGCCAGTCAGGGAGGCAGCGTACAGGACATGGTCAAATGGCGATGTGCGACCCGGATGACCCGCGCTCGCACCGAGGAACTTATCAGGCTGATAAATTGCCCGGAGGGTGACGTCAGCTGCGTGAGGCCAGCCCGATGA
- a CDS encoding FAD-dependent oxidoreductase, whose protein sequence is MKKDYDVDVLIVGYGAAGANAAIAAHDAGARVLIAEKLDVGGGNSAVCAGAMVIPESIEAAIAYYRALSSGTVGEEMVRAFAEAMVGIPDLLSRLGLEFTAGPPIPPSFPSMMSGRLKQIHIDPTGENGFRFLDGQVKDRKIEILTDTQVKTLIQNPETREILGAKAQRNGQDIQLLARKGVILTCGGYAYNPAMLANFNFPGATDYIFSWGSPGNTGDGISLASEAGAALWHMAAIEWGRFCAREPSKKFGTAIGYGLGRTKRAGSYMFVNKFGERFMAEDALLSHCKEQLEILRYDHGNAEYRNLPAYMIFDQTYLSRGPIAPTAQMLRTKRGGIVGYCLVNKIYDWSADNQAELDEGWVLQAETVADLANKIGARTDVLEKTITEFNRACIERCDSLFGRNEKTLAPFETPPYFAVELGLSLVNTQGGPKRNVNCQVLDHNDGVIPRLYAAGELGSFFGFLYQVGSNYPEAWAFGQIAGKMAATETPLSE, encoded by the coding sequence ATGAAGAAAGACTATGACGTCGATGTATTGATCGTGGGGTATGGCGCGGCCGGGGCCAATGCTGCCATTGCTGCTCACGATGCCGGGGCTCGCGTTCTGATCGCGGAAAAACTTGATGTTGGCGGCGGCAACAGCGCTGTTTGCGCGGGAGCCATGGTGATTCCGGAGAGCATCGAGGCAGCAATCGCATATTACCGGGCGCTCTCGTCCGGCACGGTGGGCGAAGAGATGGTCCGTGCCTTTGCCGAGGCGATGGTGGGCATCCCCGATTTGCTGTCCCGGCTGGGCCTGGAATTCACGGCCGGACCCCCGATTCCCCCCAGTTTTCCTTCAATGATGAGCGGTAGGCTCAAGCAAATTCATATCGACCCTACGGGTGAGAATGGATTCCGGTTTCTCGACGGCCAGGTCAAGGATCGCAAAATCGAGATCCTTACGGACACGCAGGTGAAAACCCTGATCCAGAATCCAGAAACACGGGAAATCCTGGGGGCGAAAGCGCAACGCAATGGGCAGGATATTCAACTTCTGGCTCGCAAGGGAGTCATTTTGACGTGTGGCGGGTACGCATACAATCCGGCGATGCTGGCGAACTTCAATTTTCCCGGAGCAACCGATTACATTTTCTCCTGGGGATCTCCCGGTAACACCGGGGATGGCATTAGCCTGGCTTCCGAGGCTGGAGCCGCGCTTTGGCACATGGCGGCGATAGAATGGGGCAGATTCTGCGCGCGGGAACCCAGCAAAAAATTCGGCACTGCGATCGGCTACGGTTTGGGGCGAACAAAACGCGCCGGCAGCTATATGTTCGTGAACAAGTTCGGGGAAAGGTTTATGGCTGAGGATGCACTGCTCAGCCATTGTAAAGAGCAGCTTGAGATCCTGCGGTACGACCACGGTAACGCGGAGTATCGAAATCTGCCTGCTTATATGATTTTTGATCAGACATACCTATCCAGAGGGCCGATTGCCCCTACCGCCCAAATGTTGCGGACAAAAAGGGGCGGAATTGTCGGCTACTGTTTAGTGAACAAGATCTACGATTGGAGCGCCGACAATCAGGCCGAGCTCGACGAGGGGTGGGTGCTGCAGGCTGAAACCGTCGCCGATCTGGCCAATAAGATCGGGGCTAGAACCGATGTTCTTGAGAAGACCATAACAGAATTCAATCGCGCCTGTATCGAGCGGTGCGATTCTCTATTTGGTCGAAACGAAAAAACATTAGCCCCTTTCGAGACGCCGCCCTATTTTGCGGTCGAACTGGGACTCTCGCTGGTGAATACCCAGGGCGGCCCAAAACGCAACGTAAATTGCCAGGTGCTGGACCATAACGATGGCGTTATCCCGAGGCTATACGCAGCGGGAGAGCTGGGTTCTTTTTTTGGTTTCCTTTATCAAGTGGGAAGCAATTATCCCGAGGCCTGGGCATTCGGCCAGATTGCCGGAAAGATGGCGGCGACCGAAACGCCGTTGAGCGAATGA
- a CDS encoding helix-turn-helix domain-containing protein codes for MSIGSRLVQLRNKYKLTQSQLGELCGVSKAAVSAWENGVATPEIKKLLIIHSVFAFSFDWLIAGEGQMERIETAADTSERRLISRRNAQQYDRRKMGRRDSCHHDRRRIQL; via the coding sequence ATGAGTATCGGCTCAAGACTTGTCCAGCTTCGAAACAAATACAAACTTACCCAGAGCCAGTTAGGGGAATTGTGCGGCGTTTCCAAAGCCGCCGTTTCAGCGTGGGAAAATGGGGTCGCCACGCCTGAGATCAAAAAACTGCTGATTATTCATTCCGTGTTTGCTTTTTCCTTTGATTGGCTAATCGCCGGAGAAGGGCAGATGGAGCGGATTGAAACTGCGGCCGATACCTCCGAGCGGCGGCTGATAAGCCGGCGTAATGCCCAGCAATACGATAGGCGGAAGATGGGCAGGCGCGACAGCTGCCATCATGACAGGCGCAGGATACAACTGTAA
- a CDS encoding serine hydrolase domain-containing protein, whose amino-acid sequence MNDLLADLQYRMRIRRIPGLSIRVAQNGSELFNCELGVSDLSSGERLESRHLFRIGCLTKPVVAHAVLQLASQGRLDPDDSIACYIPELETRPEFRSITISHLLSHTAGLARGPYHSRAYSDKDTLLRISSSQLLFAPGEHFKYSNWGYYLLGKVIESISGDAADAFISKAVFSPLGMHRSGFADNGEQSNGDLATGYWKGWYFGSPDLGEPSVPCPHLPLPNSAAGMISTADDYLRWLVSFVGEGHRVNFIVSGVVEQMLVDRHKVSPHSSACLGLFVEAIDDLPFYYSAGSSSGFSGFMFMIPDLGLVGVALGNHATCNNELREILYQVCRERVGGSFLPHFGRRTGRFNVLAGNRRSVVRFKGEDGNVPEFIRDDCRINLYPHSRNAYFMLNGDCRHQMLRISGLGKGDATITLGDQVFYERLSRLRKQPAAPESWEELAGLYRHATFGKVEVIYRVNQIYLSYGVAYETLLQPIGGLRFKQKLGAFCFETIEFKKDPNTGEVVSFVLNEMVFLRQFQPCIDHQEECAVCLHGDSG is encoded by the coding sequence GTGAACGATTTGCTCGCCGATCTGCAATACAGGATGCGTATACGGCGGATACCCGGACTCAGCATTCGCGTCGCCCAAAATGGCAGTGAACTTTTCAATTGTGAACTCGGTGTCAGCGACCTGTCGTCCGGCGAACGGCTGGAATCCAGGCACTTATTCCGGATAGGTTGTCTGACAAAACCGGTCGTTGCGCATGCCGTTTTGCAACTGGCCAGTCAGGGCCGGTTGGATCCGGACGACTCCATCGCCTGTTATATTCCGGAGCTGGAAACGCGCCCGGAATTCCGCTCCATCACCATTTCCCATCTCCTGAGCCATACCGCAGGGCTGGCTCGGGGACCTTATCATTCCCGTGCCTATTCCGACAAAGATACGCTGTTGCGAATCAGTTCTTCGCAATTGCTGTTCGCGCCCGGAGAACATTTCAAGTATTCGAATTGGGGATACTATTTGCTAGGTAAGGTGATCGAAAGTATCAGTGGCGATGCCGCTGACGCTTTTATATCCAAAGCGGTTTTTTCTCCTCTTGGAATGCACCGCAGCGGTTTTGCCGATAATGGCGAACAATCGAACGGCGATCTCGCGACCGGGTATTGGAAGGGCTGGTATTTCGGCTCCCCCGACCTTGGGGAACCCTCCGTGCCTTGTCCACACCTCCCCTTGCCAAATTCTGCCGCAGGTATGATTTCCACTGCCGATGACTACCTCCGTTGGCTGGTCAGCTTCGTTGGCGAAGGCCACCGTGTTAATTTCATAGTGAGCGGGGTGGTTGAGCAGATGCTGGTGGATCGGCACAAGGTGAGTCCCCACTCCAGTGCTTGCCTCGGGTTGTTTGTGGAGGCGATAGACGATTTGCCTTTCTATTACTCCGCCGGAAGCAGTTCGGGTTTTTCCGGTTTCATGTTTATGATTCCCGATCTAGGCCTGGTGGGTGTTGCTTTGGGTAATCACGCCACTTGCAACAACGAGCTGAGAGAGATTCTATATCAGGTTTGCCGGGAAAGAGTGGGTGGCAGTTTTTTGCCCCATTTTGGACGGCGTACCGGGAGGTTCAATGTCCTTGCCGGAAACAGAAGGAGCGTTGTGCGTTTCAAGGGGGAAGATGGAAATGTCCCGGAATTTATTCGGGACGATTGCCGGATTAATCTCTATCCCCATTCAAGAAATGCGTATTTTATGCTTAATGGCGATTGTCGCCACCAGATGCTCAGGATTAGCGGCCTGGGCAAGGGAGATGCCACAATTACCCTGGGCGACCAGGTTTTTTATGAGAGGCTAAGCCGTTTGCGAAAACAGCCAGCGGCGCCTGAGTCATGGGAGGAATTGGCTGGCTTGTATCGTCATGCCACTTTTGGAAAAGTAGAAGTTATCTATAGAGTGAATCAGATCTACCTGAGTTATGGCGTGGCATACGAGACGCTATTGCAGCCGATCGGCGGGCTGCGTTTCAAACAAAAACTGGGAGCCTTTTGTTTTGAAACCATCGAGTTTAAAAAAGATCCGAACACGGGTGAGGTTGTCTCATTTGTGTTGAACGAAATGGTATTTCTACGCCAATTTCAGCCGTGCATTGATCATCAGGAAGAGTGTGCCGTTTGTCTGCATGGTGATAGCGGTTAG